A genomic stretch from Mesoplodon densirostris isolate mMesDen1 chromosome 3, mMesDen1 primary haplotype, whole genome shotgun sequence includes:
- the LOC132485292 gene encoding large ribosomal subunit protein eL34-like: MVQRLTYHRRLSYNTDSNKTRLSRTPGNRIIYLYTKKVRKAPKSACGVCPGRLRGVRAMRPKVLMRLSETKKRVSRAYGGSMCAKCVRDRIKCAFLIEEQKIVVKVLKAQAQSQKAK, encoded by the coding sequence ATGGTTCAGCGTTTGACATACCATCGTAGGCTGTCCTACAATACAGACTCTAACAAAACCAGGCTGTCCCGAACCCCTGGTAATAGAATTATTTATCTTTATACCAAGAAAGTTAGGAAAGCACCGAAATCCGCATGTGGTGTGTGCCCAGGCCGACTTCGAGGAGTTCGTGCTATGAGACCTAAAGTTCTTATGAGGTTGTCTGAAACGAAAAAACGTGTTAGCCGGGCCTATGGTGGTTCCATGTGTGCTAAATGTGTCCGTGACAGGATCAAGTGCGCTTTCCTCATTGAGGAGCAGAAAATCGTTGTGAAAGTGTTGAAAGCACAAGCGCAGAGTCAGAAAgctaaataa